Within the Achromobacter spanius genome, the region TGGACAAGAAGCTTGAAGTGGCGGCCAGCCGTGGCTGGGCCTGCGCCCACCGCATTGAAGCCACCCGCGCCAAGGTGCATGCGGCGATTCAGTCGGACGTGGAATTGGGCCGCGATGTTGAGCAGCGCACGGAAAAGCGGCGCGACCGCGTGAAGATCAAGAACTGAGCG harbors:
- a CDS encoding toluene tolerance protein; this encodes MRLITDQELSNMSTENKRRRHLELDKKLEVAASRGWACAHRIEATRAKVHAAIQSDVELGRDVEQRTEKRRDRVKIKN